The following are encoded together in the Armatimonadota bacterium genome:
- a CDS encoding RDD family protein has protein sequence MEISYEIAGLGSRFVAALIDTVVQLAVLAALLIGFASTAQIEGALRGYVWWQLAIVLLAVFAIFPGYFIFFETAWNGQTPGKRAVGIRVVRDDGRPVGFAQAAIRNVVRLVDFLPLSYGVGVITMLLNRAQRRLGDFAAGTIVIHDAVAQRPRALRTTPVPPGRVPPRRLRPQEYELVRRFLLRRTELAPDARAQRAREIAQALGVDGDTGTSAEELLEALAASHRGGGSGHNA, from the coding sequence GTGGAGATCTCCTACGAGATCGCCGGGTTGGGCTCTCGGTTCGTCGCCGCGCTCATCGACACGGTCGTCCAACTCGCGGTCCTGGCCGCACTCCTGATCGGATTCGCCTCCACGGCACAGATCGAGGGTGCCCTGCGGGGTTACGTGTGGTGGCAGCTTGCGATTGTCCTGCTCGCGGTGTTTGCGATCTTCCCCGGGTACTTCATCTTCTTCGAAACGGCGTGGAACGGGCAGACGCCGGGCAAGCGGGCGGTCGGGATTCGCGTGGTGCGCGACGACGGTCGACCGGTGGGCTTTGCGCAGGCCGCGATCCGCAACGTCGTGCGGCTCGTGGACTTCTTGCCGCTATCCTACGGGGTCGGCGTGATCACGATGCTCCTCAACCGCGCACAGCGCCGTCTGGGCGACTTCGCCGCCGGGACGATCGTGATCCACGATGCGGTCGCACAGCGGCCCCGCGCCCTGCGGACGACGCCGGTGCCCCCCGGACGCGTGCCCCCGCGTCGGTTGCGTCCGCAGGAGTACGAACTCGTCCGCCGCTTCCTGCTGCGACGCACCGAACTCGCACCCGACGCGCGGGCGCAGCGCGCGAGGGAGATCGCGCAGGCGCTGGGGGTGGACGGCGACACCGGTACGAGTGCCGAGGAACTGCTGGAGGCGCTGGCGGCATCCCACCGCGGGGGTGGATCGGGCCACAACGCCTAG